A part of Variovorax sp. HW608 genomic DNA contains:
- a CDS encoding SDR family NAD(P)-dependent oxidoreductase, translating to MNGKKALITGATDGVGRVVAERLGALGWHVLVHGRDAHRGREVVKAIAASGGSARFYQADLASLSAVRELAQAVRSESPQLQLLVNNAGVGFGPPGKGRETSADGFELRLAVNYLAPFLLTRMLLPNLIAAASARVVNVASVGQREMDFADMQFESGYSGLEAYRRSKLALITFTVDLAAELAATGVTVNAVHPASYMDTVMVRQTGSAPKATVGEGADAILNLAVSPEVAHRTGEYFDRLTPSRAKEQAYDRRAQQRLRSLTLELTGPP from the coding sequence ATGAACGGCAAGAAGGCTCTGATCACGGGCGCAACGGACGGGGTTGGACGTGTGGTTGCGGAGCGCCTAGGGGCCTTAGGCTGGCACGTCCTCGTACATGGGCGCGATGCGCATCGAGGTCGGGAAGTGGTGAAGGCCATCGCGGCTTCTGGCGGCTCAGCCCGTTTCTACCAAGCGGACCTTGCCTCGCTGTCGGCAGTTCGCGAACTCGCCCAGGCAGTGAGGTCCGAGTCACCGCAGCTGCAGTTGCTGGTCAACAACGCTGGGGTTGGATTCGGGCCTCCTGGCAAAGGGCGCGAGACAAGTGCCGACGGTTTCGAACTGCGCCTGGCGGTCAACTATCTTGCGCCCTTCCTGCTCACCAGGATGCTGCTTCCCAACCTGATTGCTGCGGCATCGGCGCGCGTGGTGAACGTGGCTTCTGTGGGCCAACGCGAGATGGATTTCGCTGACATGCAGTTCGAGTCCGGCTACTCGGGGCTCGAGGCCTACAGAAGGTCAAAACTTGCGCTCATCACGTTTACGGTCGATCTGGCGGCGGAGCTTGCCGCCACGGGCGTCACGGTGAATGCTGTCCACCCGGCCTCCTACATGGATACGGTGATGGTGAGGCAAACCGGCAGCGCGCCAAAGGCCACCGTGGGCGAAGGTGCCGACGCGATCCTGAACTTGGCCGTCTCGCCCGAGGTCGCTCATCGTACCGGTGAGTACTTCGATCGGCTGACGCCAAGCAGAGCCAAGGAACAGGCGTACGACAGGCGGGCCCAGCAGAGACTGAGAAGCTTGACGCTCGAACTCACTGGTCCACCTTGA
- a CDS encoding D-2-hydroxyacid dehydrogenase, which produces MKIVFLDRSTLSPQTSLRGLTFAHTLQLFEKTSAADVADRIADADIVIVNKVKLDRSALERASKLKLVAIAATGVDNVDIATCRERNVVVSNIRNYAANTVPEHTFALIFALRRSICAYRDAVRAGRWQDSEQFCFFDHPIRDLAGSTLGVIGDGVLGQAVARLGTAFGMRVLFAGYKGHTGQGTLYTPFEKTLAESDILTLHCPLTPETRNMIGSPEFSLMRKRPLLINTARGGLVDEAAVGPALEAGQLSGAAFDVVTTEPPPRDHPFMALHSRPDFILTPHVAWASDQAIQGLADQLIDNIEAFVRGEPRNVVGS; this is translated from the coding sequence ATGAAGATTGTTTTTCTAGACCGCTCAACACTCTCGCCCCAGACTTCACTTCGAGGTCTGACGTTTGCCCACACGTTGCAGCTGTTCGAGAAGACGTCTGCGGCCGATGTAGCCGATCGCATAGCCGATGCGGATATCGTCATCGTGAACAAGGTGAAGCTCGATCGGTCAGCCCTCGAGCGCGCATCAAAGCTCAAGCTCGTGGCGATTGCCGCCACTGGTGTCGACAACGTCGATATCGCCACATGTCGAGAGCGAAATGTCGTCGTGAGCAACATTCGGAATTACGCGGCAAACACCGTGCCGGAACACACGTTTGCCCTGATTTTTGCGTTGCGTCGCAGTATCTGCGCCTACCGAGACGCCGTCCGAGCTGGTCGTTGGCAAGACTCGGAGCAGTTCTGCTTCTTCGATCACCCGATCCGTGATCTCGCAGGCTCCACATTGGGTGTCATCGGCGATGGCGTGCTTGGACAAGCTGTTGCAAGATTGGGCACTGCCTTCGGTATGCGCGTGCTCTTCGCCGGGTACAAGGGCCATACCGGTCAGGGCACGCTCTACACACCATTCGAGAAGACACTCGCGGAATCGGACATCCTTACGTTGCATTGCCCTCTCACCCCGGAGACTCGCAACATGATCGGCAGCCCAGAGTTCTCTCTGATGCGCAAACGGCCTCTGCTGATCAACACCGCCAGAGGCGGGCTGGTTGACGAAGCTGCCGTTGGACCCGCCTTGGAAGCTGGTCAGTTGTCCGGTGCCGCCTTCGACGTGGTCACGACCGAGCCGCCGCCAAGAGACCATCCGTTCATGGCGTTGCATAGTCGACCGGACTTCATTCTGACGCCCCATGTCGCATGGGCCAGCGACCAGGCGATTCAGGGTTTGGCCGATCAGCTCATCGACAATATCGAGGCCTTTGTACGCGGTGAGCCAAGGAACGTGGTCGGCTCCTGA